The Pan troglodytes isolate AG18354 chromosome 6, NHGRI_mPanTro3-v2.0_pri, whole genome shotgun sequence genomic sequence ATTGTTGACATATCCTATGCTTTCAACAATGTCCCCAAGATGCTGACGAATCTTATGAACCAGAAAAGCACCATCTCCTTTTTTCCATGCATAATGCAGACATTCTTGTATTTGGCTTTTGCTCACATAGAGTGTCTGATTTTGGTGGTGATGTCCTATGATCGCTATGCGGACATCTGCCACCCCTTACGTTACAATGTCCTCATGAGCTGGAGAGTGTGCACTGTCCTGGCTGTGGCTTCCTGGGTGTTCAGCTTCATCCTGGCTCTGGTCCATTTAGTTCTCATCCTGAGGCTGCCCTTCTGCGGGCCTCATGAAATCAACCACTTCTtctgtgaaatcctgtctgtccTCAAGTTGGCCTGTGCTGACACCTGGCTCAACCAGGTGGTCATCTTTGCAGCCTGCGTGTTCATCCTGGTGGGGCCACTCTGCCTGGTGCTGGTCTCCTACTTGCGCATCCTGGTGGCCATCTTGAGGATCCAGTCTGGGGAGGGCCGCAGAAAGGCGTTCTCCACCTGCTCCTCCCACCTTTGCGTGGTGGGACTCTTCTTTGGCAGCGCCATTGTCATGTACATGGCCCCCAAGTCCCGCCATCCTGAGGAGCAGCAGAAAGTTCTTTCCCTGTTTTACAGCCTTTTCAATCCAATGCTGAACCCCCTGATATATAGCCTAAGGAATGCAGAAGTCAAGGGCGCCCTGAGGAGGGCACTGAGGAAGGAGAGGCTGACGTGAGACATCTCAAAGGGAACCATGGGGAGGGAGCTTTGCTCCCTGCAAAATATGggagttggctttttttttttttgtcttctgctagaatAAATGCTACCTTAAACTGGAATACTATAGACCTATACATATAAACTGAAGACACAAATCTTTTAGAAAAGATAGGTAAATGCATTTATAATCCTGGATAGGCATAAATtcataaagacacaaaaatccctagatataaaatttttaagttcAATAAATATAGGACCTCTTCACATTAATCATTGTGCTCATCAAAGTCACcgttaagaaagaagaa encodes the following:
- the OR2A14 gene encoding olfactory receptor 2A14; translation: MEGNQTWITDITLSGFQVGPALEILLCGLFSVFYRLTLLGNGVIFGIICLDCKLHTPMYFSLSHLAIVDISYAFNNVPKMLTNLMNQKSTISFFPCIMQTFLYLAFAHIECLILVVMSYDRYADICHPLRYNVLMSWRVCTVLAVASWVFSFILALVHLVLILRLPFCGPHEINHFFCEILSVLKLACADTWLNQVVIFAACVFILVGPLCLVLVSYLRILVAILRIQSGEGRRKAFSTCSSHLCVVGLFFGSAIVMYMAPKSRHPEEQQKVLSLFYSLFNPMLNPLIYSLRNAEVKGALRRALRKERLT